The Streptomyces sp. ICC1 DNA window CGGACCGGGCTCCGGTGTGCTCGCTGTGCACGATGGTGAACGGGCCGGGGGGCACGCTCCCCGGGGCCAGGTCCCGGGTGGGACGGACTTCGTCCACCCGGGCGAGCTCGGGGGCGCGGCCGCTCAGGCCGGCCGCGAACTCCTCCAGGGCGGCGACCGGTCCGGACGCCTCCACCAGCACGCCCTCGGGGTCGTTGCGGACCCAGCCGGACAGGCCGAGTTCGCGGGCCAGCTTGTAGACGAAGGGCCGGTAGCCGACGCCCTGGACCACGCCGGTGACGCGGATGCGCCACTCCTCCGTGCACACTGCGGGCTCTGCGCTCTGATCGATGCTCATGGCGGTCTCCCCGGCCCTTCTCAGCAGAGCCGGGGGAGCTCTGCGCCGAGCAGCTCCTCCAGCTGGGTCTCGCGACCCTCCTTGTCGCGCAGCAGGACCAGGCCCTCGGTGTCCTCGGAGATCTCGCCGATGGTCACCGCGTGCTTGCCGTAGGGCAGGGAGCGCAGGGCGGCCAGCACCTCGGCCTCGGCCTCCGGGTCCACGAAGACCGCCAGGCAGCCCTCGTTGGCGCAGTGGAGGGGGTTGATGCCGAGCATGTCGGCGGCCATCGCGGTCTCGTGCTGGATGGGCAGGTCGTCCTGGGCGACGCGGATGGTGCGGCCGAGCTTGTGGGCGTACTCGTGGAGCACCGCCGTCAGGCCGCCGCGGGTGACGTCGCGCATCGAGCGGACGGCGCCGGCGGGGACGGTGGAGAGCACCGTTTCGACGAGGCCGTTGAGCGGGGCGCAGTCGCTGTCCACGCGCTGTTCGAAGCCGAGGCCCTCGCGGATGGAGAGCAGGTGGACGGTGTGGTTGCCGATGGGGCCGCTGAGGATCACCTTGTCGCCGGGGCGCACGTCGGTCATGGTGAGCGGCTCGCGCTCGAAGACCCCGACGCCCGCGGTGTTGAGGTAGATCTGGTCGGCCTCGCCCTTGCGGACGACCTTGGTGTCACCTCCGACGATCTGTACGTCGGCCTCGCGGGCGGTGTCGCGGATCGACTCCAGGACCTGGACGAGCTTGGGTATGGGCAGCCCGGTCTCCAGGATCATGCCGAGGGTGAGGTACTTGGGCCGGGCGCCCGCCACGGCCAGGTCGTTGACGGTGCCGCAGACCGCGATCTTCCCGATGTCCCCGTTGCCGAAGAACGGCGGGTCGATCACGAAGGAGTCGGTGGTCATCGCGATGCGGTCGCCCTCGATCTTGAGGACCGCACTGTCCTCCATGATGCCGACGTACACGTCGCCGAGGGTCTGTGCGATCAGCTGGACCAGGTCCTGGCTGAGCTTCGCGCCGGTGCCGTGGTCGAGAACGATGTACTGGGTGGGGTCCACGCTCGTGGTCATGCCGGTTCCTTTGCGGAGAGGGGCTGCGTCGAGTGGGGCGCGGTCACGGGGTCTTGATGTTCTTGCGGGGCAGACCGCCCTCGGCGTCCAGGACGCGCAGGACCTCGGAGGAGTCGGTCACGGTGGCGCAGTAGCCCTCGAGCCAGTCCAGGGCGCGCTGCTTGTCGTCCAGGCGGGCCGAGACGACGCAGTCGGACGGGACCCAGATGTTGTAGCCGCGGAAGAAGGCGTCGGCGGCGGTGGTCTGGACGCAGATCTGCGTCTGCATGCCGGTGATCAGGACGGTGTCGACGCCGAGGGCCTGGAGGCGCTCGTGCAGGTCGGTCTCGTAGAAGCCCGAGTCCT harbors:
- the hypE gene encoding hydrogenase expression/formation protein HypE, which translates into the protein MTTSVDPTQYIVLDHGTGAKLSQDLVQLIAQTLGDVYVGIMEDSAVLKIEGDRIAMTTDSFVIDPPFFGNGDIGKIAVCGTVNDLAVAGARPKYLTLGMILETGLPIPKLVQVLESIRDTAREADVQIVGGDTKVVRKGEADQIYLNTAGVGVFEREPLTMTDVRPGDKVILSGPIGNHTVHLLSIREGLGFEQRVDSDCAPLNGLVETVLSTVPAGAVRSMRDVTRGGLTAVLHEYAHKLGRTIRVAQDDLPIQHETAMAADMLGINPLHCANEGCLAVFVDPEAEAEVLAALRSLPYGKHAVTIGEISEDTEGLVLLRDKEGRETQLEELLGAELPRLC
- a CDS encoding isochorismatase family cysteine hydrolase, translated to MSKIAVLTNDLQYELVEKNPERVAAVEAATPHFTGFLDEMRRRGHHIFHLQLVNDPDDPNAERYDGYLPVTRGTHGADVIEAFLAPEDVVMEKSKDSGFYETDLHERLQALGVDTVLITGMQTQICVQTTAADAFFRGYNIWVPSDCVVSARLDDKQRALDWLEGYCATVTDSSEVLRVLDAEGGLPRKNIKTP